From Halichoerus grypus chromosome 6, mHalGry1.hap1.1, whole genome shotgun sequence, one genomic window encodes:
- the IFT22 gene encoding intraflagellar transport protein 22 homolog isoform X3, whose protein sequence is MKDAHGVVIIFNADLPSHLKEIEMWYSCFVQQQFLQDPRCLLIAHHKPGSGSDKGHLTLSPPLSKLKLVHSNLEDDPEEIRLEFIKYLKSIINSVSESRDQEEMSIIT, encoded by the exons ATGAAGGACGCGCACGGGGTGGTGATCATCTTCAATGCCGACCTCCCGAGCCACCTGAAGGAAATCGAGATGTGGTATTCCTGCTTCGTCCAGCAGCAGTTCCTACAGGACCCTCGGTGTCTGTTGATCGCGCACCACAAACCAGGCTCCGGAAGTGATAAAGGACACCTGACTTTGT CGCCCCCCTTGAGCAAGCTGAAGCTGGTGCACTCGAATCTTGAGGATGACCCTGAAGAGATCAGGTTGGAGttcataaagtatttaaaaagcaTAATCAACTCAGTGTCTGAAAGCAGAGACCAGGAAGAGATGTCAATAATCACCTAA
- the IFT22 gene encoding intraflagellar transport protein 22 homolog isoform X2, translated as MLKAKILFVGPCESGKTVLANFLTESSDITEYNPTQGVRILEFENPHVTSNAKGTGCEFELWDCGGDPKFESCWPALMKDAHGVVIIFNADLPSHLKEIEMWYSCFVQQQFLQDPRCLLIAHHKPGSGSDKGHLTLSPPLSKLKLVHSNLEDDPEEIRLEFIKYLKSIINSVSESRDQEEMSIIT; from the exons ATGCTGAAGGCCAAGATTCTCTTCGTGGGGCCCTGCGAG AGTGGAAAAACCGTTTTGGCCAACTTCCTGACAGAATCTTCTGACATCACCGAATACAACCCAACCCAAGGAGTGAG gatCCTGGAATTTGAGAACCCACACGTGACCAGCAACGCCAAAGGCACAGGGTGTGAATTTGAGCTATGGGATTGTGGCGGTGATCCAAA GTTCGAGTCGTGCTGGCCAGCCCTGATGAAGGACGCGCACGGGGTGGTGATCATCTTCAATGCCGACCTCCCGAGCCACCTGAAGGAAATCGAGATGTGGTATTCCTGCTTCGTCCAGCAGCAGTTCCTACAGGACCCTCGGTGTCTGTTGATCGCGCACCACAAACCAGGCTCCGGAAGTGATAAAGGACACCTGACTTTGT CGCCCCCCTTGAGCAAGCTGAAGCTGGTGCACTCGAATCTTGAGGATGACCCTGAAGAGATCAGGTTGGAGttcataaagtatttaaaaagcaTAATCAACTCAGTGTCTGAAAGCAGAGACCAGGAAGAGATGTCAATAATCACCTAA
- the IFT22 gene encoding intraflagellar transport protein 22 homolog isoform X1, translating to MLKAKILFVGPCELFSKDLLLSSFPQSGKTVLANFLTESSDITEYNPTQGVRILEFENPHVTSNAKGTGCEFELWDCGGDPKFESCWPALMKDAHGVVIIFNADLPSHLKEIEMWYSCFVQQQFLQDPRCLLIAHHKPGSGSDKGHLTLSPPLSKLKLVHSNLEDDPEEIRLEFIKYLKSIINSVSESRDQEEMSIIT from the exons ATGCTGAAGGCCAAGATTCTCTTCGTGGGGCCCTGCGAG CTCTTCAGCAAAGAccttttattatcttcatttccACAGAGTGGAAAAACCGTTTTGGCCAACTTCCTGACAGAATCTTCTGACATCACCGAATACAACCCAACCCAAGGAGTGAG gatCCTGGAATTTGAGAACCCACACGTGACCAGCAACGCCAAAGGCACAGGGTGTGAATTTGAGCTATGGGATTGTGGCGGTGATCCAAA GTTCGAGTCGTGCTGGCCAGCCCTGATGAAGGACGCGCACGGGGTGGTGATCATCTTCAATGCCGACCTCCCGAGCCACCTGAAGGAAATCGAGATGTGGTATTCCTGCTTCGTCCAGCAGCAGTTCCTACAGGACCCTCGGTGTCTGTTGATCGCGCACCACAAACCAGGCTCCGGAAGTGATAAAGGACACCTGACTTTGT CGCCCCCCTTGAGCAAGCTGAAGCTGGTGCACTCGAATCTTGAGGATGACCCTGAAGAGATCAGGTTGGAGttcataaagtatttaaaaagcaTAATCAACTCAGTGTCTGAAAGCAGAGACCAGGAAGAGATGTCAATAATCACCTAA